The Acipenser ruthenus unplaced genomic scaffold, fAciRut3.2 maternal haplotype, whole genome shotgun sequence genomic interval cCTCCCATCTCCATGCCCCCCCTTTGCCCCATCCCCTCCTCTCTACTCCCCTCCCATCTCCACTCCCCCTTTGCCCCAGCCCCTCCTCCTCTCCATACTCCCCTCCCATCTCCATGCCCCCTTTTGCCCCTCCCTCtactcccctccccctctctctactcCCCCTTTGCCCCAGCCCATCCTCCTTCTCTCTCtactcccctccccctctctctccactccCTTTGCCccatcccctcctcctcctcctcctctctacTCCCCTCCCATCTCCACGCCCCCCTTCGCCCCAGCCCCTCCCCTCTTGCTCGGGGGCACCAGGTGCCCGGGCAGCTGCTCCGGCAGCTCGTACCCCTCCAGCTTCACCTTGATCAGGTGGTTGGCGAGGGCGAACTCCTCGTCGTCGAGGTAGCCGTCCTGGTCCACGTCCGCCAGCTTCCAGATCTTGCCCAGCACGGTGTTGGGCAGCTTGGACTTCACCATCTCCTTCTTGGCGCTGGCCCCGGAGACTTTGCCGTTGACGGGGGACAGCGTGTAGAAGATCTCATCGTAGTTGGGCTTGTCCTTCCCCACCACCCACTCCGCCTCGTCGATGCCCTCGCCGGCCCCCTCCCCGTACCCGTGGCCGAAGGGCCCGTTGGCGGTCCCTTCGAAGGCCCCGCCCTTCACGGCCTGGCTGGGCGTGGCCGCCTCTTCCTGGCGCACCTGAGTCATGAGGCGTGCGATGTCGTTCGCCAGCATGTCCTCCACCACCTGCAGAAGCTTCGGTTTCGAACCCTGGAACCGCGTGAAATCCTGAGAGGCCAGCAGCtcctgagagaggggaggggagagagagcggaccatttcagagggctggatcacatcgatatcagggtctagcgctgtatattataaagacatttcagagggctggatcgcatcgatatcagggtctagcgctgtatattataaagacatttcagagggctggatcgcatcgatatcagggtctagtgctgtatattataaagacatttcagagggctggatcgcatcaatatcagggtctagcgctgtatattataaagacatttcagagggctggatcgcatcgatatcagggtctagcgctgtatattatagaGACACTGTATATTATCTAGTAATCTAGCTCGCTCTCTGCTGACTTGGTATGGAGTCCTGCTTCTCTGTTTATCCCGTCAATATCGGTCACAGGATCTCGTTCATGCAAAACGAAAAACAGTGACGCTGCTGTTTTGCAAACACAGGGGTGTGAGCGCTGAGCTAAGGGCACAGGGGCACCAGCTTAAAGTCTTGTAGCTCtgtgcatgtgtcagtgtgtgtgtgtgtgtcttgtagctctgtgtatgtgtatgtgtgtgtgtgttgtagctctgtgtatgtgtgtgtgttgtagctctgtgtgtgtggtgtgtcagtgtgtgtgcatgcgtgtgcgtgcgtgtcgtAGCTCTCTCTGTTTCGAGGCCCAGCAGCTTGGGGGTTCACCTGCATCTTCTTCAGGTTGGGGAAGTCTCCAGGAGAGACCTGGTGCTCCTTCTCAATCTTCAGGTAGATCTCCCCCAGGTTACTGATCAGCTCTTTCTTCTTGTTTTCCTTCCCAAACACATTGGGCATCTCCTTCTTCAGAGCGATGATGATGTAGGCGTGgacctgggggtgggggggtggggggtttgtatgtattacacatgcataTACATTTTGACTTGATTGCTTTGTGCaaaaattaaaatcaattttaaaaagttgtacTGCTCAGTTTGATGTCTGGGTATGACAAccagactcctactgcacagcagtgtgatccagtccaggttttactgctaccagcttgatcagcccccagtgtgtctagctaacaagctcaggtgtgtctgattattaaactcccagtgaaaccaggcctggatcacactgctgtgcagcgggagtctgatttccaACCCTGGGATGTCCGTCCGATTGCATCTGGCTCTCCTGGTTTAGGGAGGTCAGGGAACCCCTCTATGCAATTTATTTGCTGTAACTACAttacagggagggagagagagagggaggcagggagggagggacaggagatataaaacaaacgagctcctattggaagtgactctgcagcagcagcagcagcagcagttgatgaagcagagttcacccctcTAGTCTCTgcgagtcgctttggataaaagcctccGATCATAAAAATCCTGACAGTGCAAAGTCACTGTACAGCCAGCGTGACTTTCCCTGGGCATCATAAACAGATGATTACCCTCGACAAGGTCAGAGATCCTTCCGAGATACAAACTTTCCATCGCCTGGCAAAGTCCGCCTCCCTGAGAGTCACTGCTGAGCGAGCAGACGTTTATAACCAGCTGGTGAGAAAAcagctgagcaaataaaaaaataactaactaAAGCTACAACTGACAGGAGTGACGTGTCGCCTCCGTACGCATAATCAGAGCTACTGgattgatttttttattaataataataataataataataatatttgtttatttagcagacgcctttatccagggcggcttagagactagggtgtgtgaactatgcatcagctgcagagtcacttacaactacgtctcacccgaaagacggagcacaaggaggtgaagcgacttgctcagggtcacacaatgagtcagtggctgaggtgggatttgaaccggggacctcctggttacaagcccttttctttaaccactggaccacacagcctcctgttggaGGCTATTGTTAGGGTCAGGGGGTACAGGAGCTTGGTTCGAGGGGTGTGGGGGTTCATATGTGTTGcaacaactgtttacgtaaggtgttcgtattgttttaattaattatttttatttatttttttacattgaccactttaaaacatttttaaatttcattccctgcatcaagatggcttcccatgtacccgcacgGCCCtcttggaactacatttcccatcatcctctggCTCACTGGTAAATCCCTCTCAGttatgtgagcaggaggaggatgatggtaaatgtagttctgagagggccgtgcaggtacatgggaagccatcttgaggcagggaatgcagtttaaaaatgttttaaaaactggtcaaaatgtaaaaaataattcaaaccacACACACCTTACTTGCACGCTTGTAGCAACACACGTGAACACgcaacacaacacaataaaaacgcCCTTGCGTACCCTTTCAGCGGCGGTTTTGCGATGGAGAAGGGGTTagggttttggggggggggggggggtaccttgGCCAGCCGCGCCCTCTTGATCAGGTCGTTGAGTTTGCGCAGGGCTGCGTTTCGGGGCAGCCCCTGGATGTCCTTGAACAGGTCCTGCTCCTCGGCCTCGAACAGCTTGCGATTGTCGGGCTTGAGGAGGGGCTGGGACCAGAAGGACCCGATGTAGACGCGCACCACCTCCGGCGTGTTGATGATCTTGCCCAGCGACCACATGAGGGCGCCGTACACCCGCATCAGCTGCTGCGTCTCGATCTGGTCCGCCTTGTTCAGCACCACCCGGATCTTGTCCTCGTGGTTCTTCAGGGCCCGGATCACCTCGGAGAACTCGTCGGAGATGTCCAGCTTGTGGGCGTCGAAGAGGAGGATGATCCGGTCCACCCGCTCGGCGAACCACTCCAGAACCGCAGCGAAGTCATAGCcttgagagaggagaggagaggagagaggaggagagaggaggggaagagggggagagagagagagagagagagagagagagagaagggtttATAATGGGCTTCATAGGAGCAGTAACAGGGTTGggaagaagactcccattgcacaaaATTTGATCAGTTCTTGGTTTCACTGagtttaaagacacacctgagcttgttagctatacacactgggggctgatcaagctggtagcagtaaaacctggactggatcacactgcttgactctgtctcttctagtttcaataataacactgatgaaggcactggagcccaaacgctggtctgcttgactcggtctcttctagtttcaataataacactgatgaaggcactggagcccaaacgctggtctgcttgactcggtctcttctagtttcagagACCAGAAATTGTTGAATTCTTTCAATACTGCAAAGCTGTATAGAGGTcaactctcaacactgcagagcgctctagtagtgtgtgtatatatatatatattatttattttctgctgatAAAAGGACCTTTTTCCTGTAAACTGTTATTTCAACAGCATACAGCATatctgtgcgtgtgtgcatgtgtgtgcgtgcgagtgtgagtgtgcatgtctcagtgtgtgtgtagagcCTGAGAAGGAAGTGGATTTCTCTTGCACACACAGAGCTGAGATTCTCTCATGAATTTCTTCACAGTTTTACGGTCACCAGGGCTCTGCTGATAAAAGGTTTCACAATCACTTCAACACGAAGACACCACGACAGAGTCTTGCAG includes:
- the LOC131732053 gene encoding EH domain-containing protein 1-like, which gives rise to MFSLSTDSKRKKEPELLQNVSDGLKRLYRTKLLPLEEAYRFHDFHSPALEDADFDNKPMVLLVGQYSTGKTTFIRHLMEQDFPGMRIGPEPTTDSFIAVMHGEQEGVVPGNALVVDPKKPFRKLNAFGNAFLNRFMCAQLPNPVLESISIIDTPGILSGEKQRLSRGYDFAAVLEWFAERVDRIILLFDAHKLDISDEFSEVIRALKNHEDKIRVVLNKADQIETQQLMRVYGALMWSLGKIINTPEVVRVYIGSFWSQPLLKPDNRKLFEAEEQDLFKDIQGLPRNAALRKLNDLIKRARLAKVHAYIIIALKKEMPNVFGKENKKKELISNLGEIYLKIEKEHQVSPGDFPNLKKMQELLASQDFTRFQGSKPKLLQVVEDMLANDIARLMTQVRQEEAATPSQAVKGGAFEGTANGPFGHGYGEGAGEGIDEAEWVVGKDKPNYDEIFYTLSPVNGKVSGASAKKEMVKSKLPNTVLGKIWKLADVDQDGYLDDEEFALANHLIKVKLEGYELPEQLPGHLVPPSKRGGAGAKGGVEMGGE